One Acidobacteriota bacterium DNA segment encodes these proteins:
- a CDS encoding 4a-hydroxytetrahydrobiopterin dehydratase: MTRPARIPDGDVAERLSELEGWNVEGGQLVRQFTFKDFVAAFSFMTAMALVAEKLDHHPDWSNVYNRVTIRLHTHDVGGLTELDFQFAAHASDLAP; this comes from the coding sequence ATGACTCGACCCGCCAGAATACCCGACGGAGACGTTGCCGAGAGACTCTCAGAGCTAGAGGGTTGGAACGTTGAAGGCGGGCAGTTGGTTCGCCAGTTCACCTTCAAGGACTTCGTCGCCGCGTTCTCATTCATGACCGCGATGGCCCTGGTCGCAGAGAAACTCGACCATCATCCCGATTGGAGCAACGTCTATAACCGGGTGACGATCCGACTCCATACCCACGATGTTGGCGGCCTCACGGAGCTGGACTTTCAGTTTGCAGCGCACGCGAGTGATCTGGCACCGTGA
- a CDS encoding HAD-IA family hydrolase, translating to MSRRLVIFDCDGVLVDSERVANRVMTHHLQAAGLRWEYSEVCHRFTGRSMASCVVEIESELGRRLPVDWVEQVQQETFAAFREDLQEVPGVRRLIDVVTSRGWASCVASSGEHEKIAFTLSLTGLLDRFHGRVFSSSDVSNGKPAPDLFLHAATSMGYEPEDCWVIEDSAPGVAAARAAGMRVFGYTAGVSRNDLLEAGAEVFADMAQFADRLSSVTEDGTS from the coding sequence GTGAGTCGACGGTTGGTGATCTTCGATTGCGATGGTGTGCTCGTCGATTCGGAACGCGTCGCGAACCGGGTCATGACCCACCACCTGCAGGCAGCAGGGCTACGCTGGGAATACTCCGAAGTCTGTCATCGATTCACGGGCCGCTCGATGGCGTCGTGTGTCGTGGAAATCGAGAGTGAGTTGGGACGGCGCTTGCCGGTAGACTGGGTCGAGCAGGTCCAGCAGGAGACGTTCGCGGCGTTTCGCGAGGATCTGCAAGAGGTACCGGGAGTGCGAAGGTTGATCGACGTCGTCACGAGTCGAGGCTGGGCAAGTTGCGTCGCCTCCAGCGGAGAGCACGAGAAGATCGCGTTCACGCTGAGCTTGACGGGACTTCTCGATCGTTTTCACGGTCGTGTGTTCAGCAGCAGCGACGTGTCCAACGGGAAGCCGGCTCCCGATCTGTTTCTCCACGCGGCTACGTCCATGGGGTACGAGCCGGAGGACTGCTGGGTCATCGAGGACAGCGCCCCGGGTGTGGCTGCCGCGCGTGCTGCCGGGATGCGTGTGTTCGGTTACACCGCTGGGGTCTCTCGGAACGATCTTCTGGAAGCCGGCGCCGAAGTCTTCGCAGATATGGCGCAGTTTGCCGACCGCCTGTCGTCGGTGACGGAGGACGGGACGTCGTGA
- a CDS encoding DUF1835 domain-containing protein: MSRILHVTNGDSVVGGIRAGGIEGTIVPWRDVLHEGRVVSGLSLEEQSRSRARFLEDLVDESYVELLEVFRARDRELATYRERDEVWLWFEHDLYDQLQILQILNWFSRRAGAVGALSMICIDRFPGVTPFHGLGQLEPDQLASLADQRVPIEPETLTLAADAWRQFCGSDPTELQRFVDGDGAGLPFLGAALGRHLQQFPSTRDGLSRSERQILQALADGPMELGALFRKSQQEMEEAPFVGDAIFLVYVEWLRAPEPLIVWSREVASAPAGETVSLWHRQVELTAAGRQVLVGGADRTRFQALDRWLGGVHLVGKRPAYRCVSGRPQIVAAD; this comes from the coding sequence GTGAGTCGAATCCTTCATGTCACCAACGGCGACTCGGTCGTCGGAGGAATCCGCGCCGGAGGCATCGAGGGCACGATCGTCCCATGGCGTGACGTCCTGCACGAGGGTCGCGTCGTGTCGGGTCTGTCTCTCGAAGAGCAGAGTCGCTCGCGCGCGCGGTTTCTGGAAGATCTGGTGGACGAGTCCTACGTCGAGCTACTGGAGGTCTTCCGCGCCCGTGATCGAGAACTCGCCACCTACCGCGAGCGCGACGAGGTGTGGCTCTGGTTCGAGCACGACCTCTACGACCAGCTCCAGATCTTGCAGATCCTGAACTGGTTCTCCCGTCGTGCGGGAGCGGTGGGCGCGTTGTCGATGATCTGTATCGACCGGTTCCCGGGTGTGACGCCGTTTCACGGTTTGGGGCAACTCGAACCCGACCAGCTGGCCAGTCTCGCGGATCAAAGAGTGCCCATCGAGCCGGAGACGCTGACGCTGGCGGCCGATGCGTGGCGTCAGTTCTGCGGTTCGGACCCCACGGAACTTCAGCGCTTTGTCGACGGGGATGGGGCGGGGCTACCGTTCCTGGGTGCCGCGCTGGGTCGCCATCTTCAACAGTTTCCTTCGACCCGTGATGGGCTGTCTCGCTCTGAGCGTCAGATTCTTCAGGCGCTCGCCGATGGCCCCATGGAACTGGGAGCGCTGTTTCGAAAGTCGCAGCAGGAGATGGAAGAGGCGCCGTTTGTCGGTGACGCGATCTTCCTCGTCTACGTCGAGTGGCTACGCGCGCCCGAACCGCTCATCGTGTGGTCGCGGGAAGTCGCATCGGCACCCGCCGGTGAGACCGTCAGTCTGTGGCATCGTCAGGTCGAATTGACGGCAGCGGGACGTCAGGTTCTGGTGGGTGGCGCCGATCGAACCCGATTCCAGGCGCTGGATCGTTGGCTGGGGGGTGTGCATCTCGTTGGCAAGCGTCCCGCGTATCGGTGTGTATCCGGTCGACCTCAGATTGTCGCGGCGGACTAA